From the genome of Desulfatiglans sp.:
ATAACCTGATAACCAACACAGATAAAACCCGATATGACGCATCTGTTCTTTGTCTTGGTAAAATCGTAGGCCCAATTGGGCAGCAGTTGATTAGTATCGGGTATAAAGTTGATATTATTGCAAGGGAACCAGGCTTTGATATTTCTCTTATTTATAAAATACGAAGATATGTACAAAAACATAAGGTGGATGTGCTGCATTGCCACCAGTATACTCCATATGTATATGGCGTCTTTGGTTCCATGTCTAATTCCTGTCGAGTGATATTCACCGAGCATGGCAGATTTTTCCCTGATGAAAGAAAGAAAAAAAGGGTGCTGATAAACCCTTTTCTAAATCTTTTCACAGGGTATGTTACTGCCATTTCAAAAGCAACACGAGATGCCCTGGTGGATTATGAGAATTTTCCATATAACAAGATTAAGGTAGTATATAATGGAATTGATGATTTGAATTATCTTTCTTCTGGTGATCCGGAATTAAAAAAAACATTGGGAATAAAGGATGGCGCAAGTATTCTTGGAACTGTTGCCAGACTTGATTCAATAAAAAATCAGAGGATGATGATAAATGCCTTAAAATTGGTACATGATAATTACCCTGATACATACCTGATCATTGTTGGTGATGGCCCGGAGAGAAAAAATCTCCAAGAACTTGTATCCGGTCTCCATGTATCGTCAAAAGTTATCTTTACTGGATTCAGTGAAGAAGCCCATATCTATTATAAGATAATGGATATGTTCCTGTTAACATCATTCAGTGAAGGAACTGCCATGACGCTCCTAGAGGCAATGGCATCAGGATTACCATGTATCGCAACAAATGTCGGTGGGAATCCGGAAATCGTGAAAGATTCTGAAACCGGTATTCTTGTTCCTGTTAATGATGAAAAGCTGCTTGCTGATACCATATGCGCTCTGATCAGTAATAGATCATTGAGTAAAAAGCTTGGTGAAGCCGGCAGGAAAAGATATGAAGAGAAG
Proteins encoded in this window:
- a CDS encoding glycosyltransferase, which gives rise to MGNRLKIVHVTFDMSIGGAEKVIYNLITNTDKTRYDASVLCLGKIVGPIGQQLISIGYKVDIIAREPGFDISLIYKIRRYVQKHKVDVLHCHQYTPYVYGVFGSMSNSCRVIFTEHGRFFPDERKKKRVLINPFLNLFTGYVTAISKATRDALVDYENFPYNKIKVVYNGIDDLNYLSSGDPELKKTLGIKDGASILGTVARLDSIKNQRMMINALKLVHDNYPDTYLIIVGDGPERKNLQELVSGLHVSSKVIFTGFSEEAHIYYKIMDMFLLTSFSEGTAMTLLEAMASGLPCIATNVGGNPEIVKDSETGILVPVNDEKLLADTICALISNRSLSKKLGEAGRKRYEEKFTVEKMVAAYQQMYGEE